One window of the Cryptomeria japonica chromosome 7, Sugi_1.0, whole genome shotgun sequence genome contains the following:
- the LOC131035437 gene encoding SKP1-like protein 11 — protein MEDKSATSTVTLRLPGEGEVFEDFQVEKTVAMESEVIKKFMQDAGEQVLIFTISWIPCKTLESRFPYIKRGKILEKVIEYCEYHANAKSNSISEENVKIWDMDFAKNVVAADENQAIAYHIIRVADFLDIKGLFDLLCKAVGNVFKDKSIEEMRRIFGKENDFSKEEEAAVREEISWALD, from the coding sequence ATGGAGGATAAAAGTGCAACAAGTACCGTAACATTGAGGCTGCCGGGAGAAGGCGAAGTGTTTGAGGATTTCCAAGTGGAGAAAACGGTTGCAATGGAATCAGAGGTCATAAAGAAATTTATGCAAGACGCTGGAGAGCAGGTTCTAATATTTACTATTTCCTGGATACCATGCAAGACGCTGGAGAGCAGATTCCCATACATCAAAAGGGGTAAAATTTTGGAGAAGGTAAtagagtattgtgaataccatgcAAATGCAAAATCGaatagtatatcagaagagaatgtgAAGATATGGGATATGGACTTCGCCAAAAATGTTGTGGCTGCTGACGAAAACCAGGCAATTGCTTATCATATTATAAGGGTTGCGGATTTTCTGGATATCAAAGGGCTATTCGATTTATTGTGTAAGGCTGTTGGAAATGTTTTTAAAGACAAAAGTATCGAAGAGATGCGCCGTATTTTCGGGAAAGAGAATGATTTTAGCAAGGAGGAAGAGGCAGCAGTCAGGGAAGAGATCAGCTGGGCATTAGACTAA